The following are from one region of the Natronosporangium hydrolyticum genome:
- a CDS encoding IclR family transcriptional regulator, which yields MPGAIQAIERAAAILRLLAHGSGQFGLGDIASSLGLPKGTAHGILRTLQGVGFVQQDRATGKYQLGAALLHLGTSYLDAHELRSRALNWADMLAARSGETVRIGMPLEGAVVVVHHVFRPDDSPQTLDVGALLPLHATALGKVLLAYDADLAGAAQHTPLTSLTRRTIVTPAVLAKVLTGVRERGWADEVEEYLPGQASIAAPIRAHGGLVQGAMGITGAVERICDRGNQPRSTLVGFVRDAARAVSRDLAAAD from the coding sequence GTGCCAGGGGCGATACAGGCGATCGAGCGGGCAGCCGCGATCTTGCGGCTACTCGCCCACGGTTCGGGTCAGTTCGGGCTGGGCGACATCGCGAGTTCGCTGGGGCTGCCGAAGGGGACCGCGCACGGCATCCTGCGGACCCTGCAGGGGGTGGGTTTCGTGCAACAGGATCGTGCTACCGGCAAGTACCAGCTCGGCGCCGCCCTGCTGCACCTCGGCACCAGCTACCTGGACGCGCATGAGCTGCGATCGCGGGCGTTGAACTGGGCGGACATGCTCGCCGCCCGCAGCGGCGAGACGGTCCGGATCGGGATGCCGCTGGAGGGTGCGGTGGTGGTGGTCCACCACGTCTTCCGCCCCGACGACTCGCCGCAGACCCTGGACGTGGGCGCGCTGTTGCCGTTGCACGCCACCGCGCTGGGGAAGGTGCTGCTCGCCTACGACGCCGACCTGGCGGGGGCGGCGCAGCACACCCCGCTCACCTCACTGACTCGCCGGACCATCGTCACCCCGGCGGTGCTTGCCAAGGTCCTCACCGGGGTACGGGAACGCGGGTGGGCCGACGAGGTGGAGGAGTATCTACCCGGCCAGGCGAGTATCGCCGCGCCGATCCGGGCGCACGGCGGGCTGGTGCAGGGCGCGATGGGGATCACCGGTGCCGTGGAACGGATCTGCGACCGCGGTAACCAACCCCGCTCTACGCTGGTCGGCTTCGTACGCGACGCCGCCCGGGCGGTCTCGCGTGACCTCGCCGCCGCCGATTGA
- the glpK gene encoding glycerol kinase GlpK — translation MAQRYVMAIDQGTTSTRCILFDHAGRMVSVAQREHHQYFPQPGWVEQDALEIWRNVDRTMPKALREAGVTGDQVVALGIANQRETAVVWDRHTGTPVGRAIVWQDIRTEQLVQQLSQLPGAEKIRDRCGLPLATYFTAPRLRWLLDTVPGLRERAERGDLLFGTMETWLIWNLTGGPDGGVHVTDATNASRTLLMNLATLTWDDELLAFFDIPRQLLPQIRPSTETYGTTRRVVPGIRIAAALGDQHAALFGQTCFDRGETKCTYGTGSFLLMNTGSTLVRSTHGLLATIGYQMSGEPVTYALEGSIAVTGSLVQWFRDNLGLISSAPEIETLARSVTDNGGCYVVPAFSGLFAPHWRSDARGIIVGLTSYITKGHLARAVLEATGWQTREVVDAMTADLGAQTPMLKVDGGMTADHLLMQFLADVLDVPVMRPMMAETVSLGAAYAAGLSVGYWPDLAGLRRNWHLAARWLPQMDPAHRDQEYANWKRAVELTIGWAAPHSRRS, via the coding sequence ATGGCCCAGCGTTACGTGATGGCGATCGATCAGGGTACGACCTCGACCCGTTGCATCCTCTTCGATCACGCCGGCCGGATGGTCTCGGTAGCGCAGCGTGAACACCATCAGTATTTTCCGCAACCCGGCTGGGTGGAGCAGGATGCGCTGGAGATCTGGCGCAACGTCGACCGCACCATGCCGAAGGCGCTGCGGGAAGCGGGGGTCACCGGCGACCAGGTGGTAGCCCTGGGCATCGCGAACCAGCGGGAGACGGCGGTGGTGTGGGACCGGCACACGGGTACGCCGGTGGGTCGGGCGATCGTGTGGCAGGACATCCGGACCGAGCAGCTGGTGCAGCAGCTATCCCAGCTTCCCGGGGCGGAGAAGATCCGGGACCGGTGCGGGCTGCCGCTGGCGACCTACTTCACCGCCCCCCGGCTGCGGTGGCTGCTCGACACCGTGCCAGGTCTGCGGGAGCGGGCCGAGCGGGGCGATCTGCTCTTCGGCACCATGGAGACCTGGCTGATCTGGAACCTCACCGGTGGGCCGGACGGCGGGGTGCACGTCACCGACGCCACCAACGCCAGCCGAACCCTGCTGATGAACCTGGCCACGCTCACCTGGGACGACGAGCTGCTCGCCTTCTTCGACATCCCGCGGCAGCTGCTGCCGCAGATCCGGCCCTCGACCGAGACCTACGGCACCACCCGGCGGGTGGTCCCAGGCATCCGGATCGCGGCGGCGCTCGGCGACCAGCACGCGGCGCTGTTCGGCCAGACCTGCTTCGACCGCGGCGAGACGAAGTGCACCTACGGCACCGGCAGCTTCCTGCTCATGAACACCGGCAGCACGCTGGTCCGCTCCACCCACGGCCTACTGGCCACGATCGGCTACCAGATGAGCGGAGAGCCGGTCACGTACGCGCTGGAGGGGTCGATCGCGGTAACCGGTTCACTGGTGCAGTGGTTCCGGGACAACCTCGGTCTGATCAGCAGCGCCCCGGAGATCGAGACGCTGGCCCGGAGCGTGACCGACAACGGCGGCTGCTACGTGGTGCCGGCGTTCTCCGGGCTGTTCGCCCCGCACTGGCGCAGCGACGCCCGCGGCATCATCGTCGGCCTGACCTCCTATATCACCAAGGGGCATCTAGCTCGGGCGGTGCTGGAGGCGACCGGTTGGCAGACCCGCGAGGTGGTCGACGCGATGACCGCCGATCTGGGTGCGCAGACCCCGATGCTCAAGGTGGACGGTGGCATGACCGCCGACCATCTGCTGATGCAGTTCCTCGCCGACGTGCTCGATGTTCCGGTGATGCGACCGATGATGGCCGAGACGGTCTCGCTGGGCGCGGCCTACGCCGCCGGCCTCTCGGTCGGGTACTGGCCGGACCTGGCGGGCCTGCGGCGCAACTGGCATCTGGCGGCCCGCTGGCTGCCCCAGATGGACCCCGCCCACCGCGACCAGGAGTACGCCAACTGGAAGCGGGCGGTGGAGTTGACCATCGGCTGGGCCGCCCCCCACTCGCGCCGATCATGA
- the mgtE gene encoding magnesium transporter translates to MMTYTTLQDHLTNRNLTQAKQLLSQLFLDEAAGVLRSLPPTEQALAYRLLEKQLAIDVFELLDDEEQLTLLEAMTSPQAVAVLSELDVDDAARLVDEAPAKVAKRLLAAMPVADRERVGAVLAYRHDSAGRLANPRYVAVRRDATAAEALAAVRASALGPEDVTTVFVIDNERHYQGLVSVAELVKAGPETIVTEMARLADLAVHTGDDAADAARLLQRRDLGALAVVDRERRLVGAVTFDDAMDTLEDEASETMYRKAGLGDPAHAKELLRSEKLTRGSIWYPVRVRIAFLMVTLVGGLAVGGVIDYFEDVLAAVVAVAIFVPLIMDMGGNVGTQSTTIFARGLALGHVDPKRFGRQLGREVTVGATMAVALATIGGFVAYAWQGAPNDVPLLGLAVGLSLFVSVTFATFLGFALPWLMVKIGLDHAPGADPFITTIKDFTGLAVYFLLVGALLGVG, encoded by the coding sequence ATGATGACCTACACCACCCTGCAGGACCACCTGACCAACCGGAACCTCACCCAGGCAAAGCAGCTGCTGTCCCAGTTGTTCCTCGACGAGGCGGCCGGGGTGCTGCGTAGCCTGCCGCCCACCGAGCAGGCGCTGGCCTACCGGTTGCTGGAGAAGCAGCTCGCCATCGACGTGTTCGAGCTGCTTGACGACGAGGAGCAGTTGACGCTGCTCGAGGCGATGACCAGCCCTCAGGCCGTGGCCGTGCTCTCCGAGCTCGATGTGGACGACGCGGCCCGGCTGGTCGACGAGGCACCGGCGAAGGTCGCCAAGCGGCTGCTCGCGGCGATGCCGGTGGCCGACCGGGAGCGGGTCGGCGCGGTGCTCGCCTACCGGCACGACAGTGCCGGCCGGTTGGCCAATCCTCGCTACGTCGCGGTACGCCGGGACGCCACCGCGGCCGAAGCGCTGGCCGCGGTCCGCGCCTCCGCGCTCGGCCCAGAAGATGTCACCACCGTGTTCGTGATCGACAACGAGCGGCATTACCAGGGCCTGGTCAGCGTCGCCGAGCTGGTCAAGGCCGGCCCGGAGACCATCGTCACCGAGATGGCCAGGCTCGCCGACCTGGCGGTCCACACCGGAGACGACGCTGCCGACGCCGCCCGACTGCTGCAGCGGCGCGACCTCGGGGCGTTGGCGGTGGTGGATCGGGAGCGCCGACTGGTCGGGGCGGTCACCTTCGACGATGCCATGGACACCTTGGAGGACGAGGCGTCGGAGACGATGTACCGCAAGGCGGGTCTGGGCGACCCGGCCCACGCCAAGGAGTTGCTGCGAAGCGAGAAGCTGACCCGGGGCAGCATCTGGTACCCGGTACGGGTCCGGATCGCCTTCCTGATGGTCACCCTGGTTGGCGGGCTCGCCGTCGGCGGCGTGATCGACTACTTCGAGGACGTGTTGGCGGCGGTGGTCGCGGTGGCGATCTTCGTGCCGCTGATCATGGACATGGGCGGGAACGTGGGCACCCAGTCCACAACGATCTTCGCCCGTGGGCTCGCGTTGGGCCACGTCGACCCGAAGCGGTTCGGCCGGCAACTCGGTCGGGAGGTAACGGTCGGGGCAACCATGGCGGTCGCCCTGGCCACCATCGGCGGGTTCGTCGCCTACGCCTGGCAGGGTGCCCCGAACGACGTACCCCTGTTGGGGCTGGCTGTCGGATTGTCGCTGTTCGTGTCGGTGACGTTCGCGACCTTCCTCGGCTTCGCCCTGCCGTGGTTGATGGTCAAGATCGGTCTTGACCACGCCCCGGGGGCGGACCCGTTCATCACCACCATCAAGGACTTCACCGGCCTGGCGGTGTACTTCCTGCTGGTGGGCGCGCTGTTGGGGGTGGGATAG
- a CDS encoding MgtC/SapB family protein → MLEFWEFALRLLCAVSLGALVGVERQWRARMAGLRTNALVATGAALFVLMSFDVVDEISPTRVAAQVVSGIGFLGAGVILRDGINVRGLNTAATLWCAAAVGVLAGSGMYAGAAAGAAVVLVANLALRPVARRIERLPTDAGSEVETTYRLRITCREDQEAHVRALLLHTLTGSSFALHALRSEDVEPNGRVHVEAELVAAGRVDSQLEQAVSRLSLEPGVTAVQWRALDPARPLP, encoded by the coding sequence GTGCTTGAATTCTGGGAGTTCGCCCTGCGGCTACTGTGCGCCGTCAGCCTCGGCGCGCTGGTCGGAGTGGAGCGGCAGTGGCGGGCCCGGATGGCCGGTCTGCGCACCAACGCGTTGGTGGCCACCGGGGCGGCCCTGTTCGTGCTGATGTCGTTCGATGTCGTCGACGAGATCAGCCCGACCAGGGTCGCCGCCCAGGTCGTATCCGGCATCGGGTTCCTGGGGGCCGGAGTGATCCTCCGGGACGGCATCAACGTGCGGGGTCTCAATACCGCCGCCACCCTGTGGTGTGCCGCCGCGGTCGGGGTGCTCGCCGGGTCCGGCATGTACGCCGGAGCGGCAGCCGGGGCTGCCGTGGTGCTGGTCGCCAACCTGGCCCTCCGGCCGGTGGCTCGCCGGATCGAACGGCTGCCAACCGACGCCGGTAGCGAGGTCGAGACCACCTACCGGCTCCGGATCACCTGCCGGGAGGATCAAGAGGCCCACGTCCGGGCGTTGCTGTTGCACACTCTGACCGGCAGCAGTTTCGCCCTCCACGCGTTGCGGAGCGAGGATGTCGAACCCAACGGGCGGGTCCACGTGGAGGCCGAGCTGGTGGCCGCCGGGCGGGTCGACAGCCAGCTGGAGCAGGCGGTCAGCCGGCTCAGCCTCGAACCTGGGGTCACGGCTGTCCAGTGGCGGGCGCTCGACCCGGCCCGACCGCTGCCGTAG
- a CDS encoding DsbA family oxidoreductase: MLDVMMWADIRCPWCWIGLRRLQVAAKEIPGGLRVRHRSFLLEPAGPASPGRLVADIAVSEWGMTAEQWRAKSAAIRAQGRQEGLDIRIDTTAVVDSRPAHRLLHAAADNGVDPTTAWEAAFDAHLRRNVDLADPAALLDLADQIGLPRPAVRSLLAGEDYADAVVADHQAAVSRGIHGVPTIVAGDHTLTGSRSVAELGDFLMTAGSGQ, translated from the coding sequence GTGCTCGACGTGATGATGTGGGCCGATATCAGGTGCCCCTGGTGCTGGATCGGCCTACGGCGGCTCCAGGTCGCGGCCAAGGAGATCCCCGGCGGCCTGCGGGTACGCCACCGCAGCTTCCTGCTGGAGCCAGCCGGTCCGGCCTCCCCGGGCCGGCTGGTGGCCGACATAGCCGTCAGCGAGTGGGGGATGACGGCCGAACAGTGGCGGGCAAAGAGCGCGGCGATCCGTGCCCAAGGGCGCCAGGAGGGCCTCGACATACGCATCGACACCACAGCGGTCGTCGACTCCCGGCCCGCCCACCGGCTGCTCCACGCCGCGGCCGACAACGGTGTGGACCCGACCACCGCCTGGGAGGCGGCCTTCGACGCCCACCTGCGCCGCAATGTGGACCTCGCCGACCCAGCGGCCCTCCTCGACCTGGCCGACCAGATCGGCCTCCCCCGGCCGGCGGTGCGGTCGCTGCTGGCCGGCGAGGACTACGCCGACGCGGTGGTCGCCGACCATCAGGCGGCGGTCAGCCGGGGAATCCACGGCGTACCCACCATCGTGGCCGGTGACCACACCCTGACCGGCAGCCGCTCGGTAGCCGAACTCGGCGACTTCCTCATGACTGCCGGGAGTGGCCAGTGA
- the soxR gene encoding redox-sensitive transcriptional activator SoxR: MPQIHDDVIWLKPGQVADRAGVAVSTLHYYESVGLIESRRTAGNRREYRRDTLRVLAFIRAAQRVGVPLDQIKEALDQLPKAGLPTKRDWARLARQWQDELTERIEHLVALRDRFSDCIGCGCLSLKSCPYSNPDDVLGLDGQGARRLR, encoded by the coding sequence GTGCCACAGATTCACGACGATGTCATCTGGCTGAAGCCGGGACAGGTCGCGGACCGTGCCGGGGTCGCTGTCTCCACGCTCCACTACTACGAGAGCGTCGGTCTGATCGAGAGCCGGCGCACCGCCGGCAACCGGCGGGAGTACCGGCGGGACACGCTGCGGGTCCTCGCCTTCATCCGGGCCGCCCAACGCGTCGGAGTGCCCCTTGACCAGATCAAGGAGGCGCTGGACCAGCTCCCCAAAGCCGGGCTGCCGACCAAACGTGACTGGGCCCGCCTCGCCCGGCAATGGCAGGATGAGCTGACCGAGCGGATCGAACACCTCGTCGCGCTGCGGGACCGATTCTCCGATTGCATCGGCTGCGGGTGCCTGTCGCTGAAGTCCTGCCCCTACTCCAACCCGGACGATGTGCTCGGCCTCGACGGCCAGGGCGCCCGGCGCCTGCGTTGA
- a CDS encoding VOC family protein, protein MNLTSFYPVIGTRRLAESTAFYTEWFGFERTFEADWYVSLRQPAAPHYELALLDPDHPSIPAGHGQPTAGLLLNFEVADVDAEHRRLIEEGGLPVLRPLRTEEWGQRHFITADPNGVLIDVITVIPPSAEFAAAYAESPAH, encoded by the coding sequence ATGAACCTCACCAGCTTCTACCCGGTGATCGGCACCCGCCGACTGGCCGAGTCGACCGCGTTCTACACCGAGTGGTTCGGGTTCGAGCGAACGTTCGAGGCGGACTGGTACGTGAGCCTGCGACAGCCGGCGGCGCCCCACTACGAGTTGGCGCTGCTCGACCCCGACCACCCGAGCATCCCTGCGGGGCACGGCCAGCCGACGGCCGGCCTGCTGCTCAACTTCGAGGTGGCCGATGTGGACGCCGAACACCGGCGGCTGATCGAGGAGGGTGGTCTGCCGGTGCTGCGCCCGCTGCGCACCGAGGAGTGGGGGCAGCGGCACTTCATCACCGCTGACCCCAACGGCGTGCTGATCGACGTGATCACCGTGATCCCACCGTCAGCGGAGTTCGCCGCCGCCTACGCCGAGTCTCCTGCCCACTGA
- a CDS encoding TetR/AcrR family transcriptional regulator codes for MTATPRPNTPRTKAAQREATMAALITEGRRRFAHQGYADVGLADLVAAVGVTKGALYHHFGSKAGLFRAVVAQVQQEVADRVSAAAEHHPDDPWRQLVAGCEAFLAASADPDIQRIMLIDAPAVLGWHEWRAMDEAASGRLLVDVLTVLTGDGTLPAQPVPPLARLLSGAMNEAALWLAQSTGSADLAATTAALRRLLAGLRTHAGDPS; via the coding sequence ATGACCGCCACCCCCCGCCCCAACACCCCCCGTACGAAGGCCGCGCAACGGGAAGCGACCATGGCCGCCCTGATCACCGAAGGCCGGCGCCGGTTCGCCCACCAGGGGTACGCCGATGTCGGGCTCGCCGATCTCGTCGCAGCGGTCGGCGTCACCAAGGGCGCGCTCTACCACCACTTCGGCAGCAAGGCCGGGCTGTTCCGGGCGGTCGTCGCCCAGGTGCAGCAGGAAGTCGCCGACCGGGTGTCGGCCGCCGCCGAGCACCACCCCGACGACCCGTGGCGGCAGCTGGTGGCCGGCTGCGAGGCGTTTCTGGCCGCCAGCGCCGACCCCGACATCCAGCGGATCATGCTGATCGATGCCCCGGCCGTGCTGGGCTGGCATGAGTGGCGGGCGATGGATGAGGCCGCCTCTGGCCGGCTGCTGGTCGATGTGCTCACCGTGCTGACCGGCGACGGCACCCTCCCGGCGCAGCCGGTGCCGCCGCTGGCCCGGCTGCTCTCCGGCGCGATGAACGAGGCCGCCCTGTGGCTGGCTCAGTCCACCGGGTCGGCCGACCTCGCCGCTACCACCGCTGCGCTCCGGCGGCTGCTGGCCGGCCTGCGTACCCACGCGGGCGACCCGAGCTGA
- a CDS encoding DUF5682 family protein, with protein MSLPDRFAALRTQLTEAATAFTDGSNGLASILAGMVDDVDRALTEPLEILPVCHHSPASGLAMVRRLRQRPPKVIYLELCEDLGPLLPELANCELPVALQAFASELVDFPARWGPLSVVAPITEASAEYQAIAYAMTTPGVTVVPVDRSADHIFQWAPPEHDPETDPDPAAATSPGTGLHGDAVGVEIGELRPRFADLEAHLLHHGRVRHWSEWWDQYVEQPLAGADYATYRQVMLLVGSLFRRLAPERPDRLARDEDRERFMWTRIRHHLAESGVDRSECLYVCGAFHAVSPVTGFGVAAADDFEITPSTGTGWRYGLIPSSHSAIEAQFGLAGGSVSIAAANWRKELDRSRLAPFRLAKKAAKGGRRRPVAPTDPADTPAADRLSDFLAAPPELDPLDEAELRQWCVEIVRLARRNGYLASTADAIAVFETSILLAGLRNRARPTPYDFQDAAVTCIEKDAVPGRRDVARLCEILLGGDRIGTVGYDALPPLARDVHDRLAPLGLELTRRTVQRALLDLSAQPDLRACSDLLWRLHHLLPTGTVRPVMGDRGLGQHSIQESWDLALGKQQRALIELGHQGVTVEQVLEQRLRKAAWEPAATAAQALTAVIDAIRLLDSPRFADELGARAVELLAAERTVADAPQVLAQIRALLAYYRAHEPTLPSWCETFIKTGYAHYCTLLPTAFADDSTSLRQVAAMLGFLCTLEDVALSVGCDRTQLELAVRQAAPQAPARIALWWGAQVHLGMWPLVELRDWCDSLLASPLTVPAVPAYISGLVQALEPAPELAPFVVEVISKAFGRLPDPVLLPWLPALIRTLRAEAAELVPGLVRQAGRVFPPTLPELDAWQPPWSAPAATEPADAAAAAEPPSVATEPVATLLAAHPAASAALADLLRSGR; from the coding sequence ATGAGCCTGCCCGACCGGTTCGCCGCCCTGCGGACCCAACTGACCGAGGCGGCCACCGCGTTCACCGACGGCTCGAACGGACTCGCCAGCATCCTGGCCGGAATGGTCGACGACGTCGACCGGGCGCTCACCGAACCGTTGGAGATCCTCCCGGTCTGCCACCACTCCCCCGCCTCCGGCCTGGCGATGGTACGCCGGCTCCGGCAGCGGCCCCCGAAGGTGATCTACCTTGAGCTGTGCGAAGACCTGGGCCCGCTGCTGCCCGAGCTAGCCAACTGCGAGCTGCCGGTGGCGCTGCAGGCGTTCGCCTCCGAGCTGGTCGACTTTCCGGCCCGGTGGGGACCGCTGAGCGTCGTCGCCCCGATCACCGAGGCGTCGGCGGAGTACCAAGCCATCGCGTACGCGATGACCACCCCCGGCGTTACGGTGGTGCCGGTGGACCGATCGGCCGACCACATCTTCCAATGGGCCCCGCCGGAGCACGACCCGGAGACCGACCCTGACCCGGCCGCCGCCACTTCGCCCGGGACTGGCCTGCACGGCGACGCGGTCGGGGTGGAGATCGGCGAACTTCGCCCCCGGTTCGCCGATCTGGAGGCCCATCTGCTGCACCACGGCAGGGTGCGACACTGGTCAGAGTGGTGGGACCAGTACGTCGAGCAGCCGCTGGCCGGGGCCGACTACGCCACTTACCGGCAGGTGATGCTGCTGGTCGGTAGCCTGTTCCGGCGACTGGCCCCGGAGCGACCCGACCGGTTGGCCCGCGACGAGGACCGGGAGCGGTTCATGTGGACCCGGATCCGCCACCATCTCGCCGAGTCGGGGGTGGACCGGTCGGAGTGCCTCTACGTCTGCGGGGCGTTCCACGCGGTCAGCCCGGTCACCGGGTTCGGAGTGGCCGCCGCCGACGACTTCGAGATCACACCGTCGACCGGGACCGGCTGGCGCTACGGTCTGATCCCCTCCAGCCACTCGGCGATCGAGGCCCAGTTCGGCCTCGCCGGCGGGTCGGTCTCGATCGCGGCGGCGAACTGGCGCAAAGAGCTCGACCGTAGCCGGCTCGCCCCGTTCCGGCTGGCCAAGAAGGCAGCCAAGGGCGGCCGGCGGCGGCCGGTCGCCCCGACCGACCCGGCGGACACGCCGGCGGCCGACCGGCTCTCCGACTTCCTCGCGGCCCCGCCGGAGCTCGACCCGCTCGACGAGGCGGAGCTGCGGCAGTGGTGTGTGGAGATCGTCCGACTGGCCCGCCGCAATGGTTATCTCGCCAGCACTGCCGACGCGATCGCGGTCTTCGAAACCTCGATTCTGCTGGCCGGCCTGCGCAACCGGGCCCGGCCCACGCCGTACGACTTCCAGGACGCGGCGGTCACCTGTATCGAGAAGGATGCGGTGCCCGGCCGGCGCGACGTCGCCCGGCTGTGCGAGATCCTGCTCGGCGGCGACCGGATCGGCACGGTCGGCTACGACGCGCTGCCGCCGCTGGCCCGGGACGTCCACGACCGGCTCGCACCGTTGGGGTTGGAGCTGACGAGACGGACAGTCCAACGGGCCCTGCTCGACCTGTCTGCCCAGCCCGACCTGCGTGCCTGCTCGGACCTGCTGTGGCGGCTGCATCATCTGCTGCCGACCGGGACGGTGCGGCCGGTGATGGGCGACCGAGGGTTAGGTCAGCACTCCATCCAGGAGAGTTGGGATCTGGCCCTGGGTAAGCAGCAACGGGCCCTGATCGAGCTGGGCCACCAGGGCGTCACGGTGGAGCAGGTGCTGGAGCAGCGGCTGCGGAAGGCGGCCTGGGAACCAGCCGCAACCGCCGCCCAGGCGTTGACCGCCGTCATCGACGCCATCCGGCTGCTGGACAGCCCCCGGTTCGCCGACGAGCTGGGAGCCCGAGCGGTGGAGTTGCTCGCCGCAGAGCGCACCGTGGCCGACGCTCCGCAGGTGCTGGCCCAGATCCGGGCGCTGCTGGCGTACTACCGGGCCCACGAGCCGACGCTACCGAGCTGGTGTGAGACGTTCATCAAGACCGGTTACGCCCACTACTGCACGCTGCTGCCCACCGCGTTCGCCGACGACTCGACCAGCCTGCGGCAGGTCGCCGCGATGCTGGGATTCCTGTGCACACTGGAGGATGTGGCGCTCTCGGTGGGGTGCGACCGCACCCAGCTGGAGCTCGCGGTGCGGCAGGCGGCGCCGCAGGCCCCGGCACGGATCGCGCTGTGGTGGGGGGCCCAGGTCCACCTAGGCATGTGGCCGCTGGTCGAGCTACGGGACTGGTGCGACTCCCTGCTGGCCAGCCCGCTGACCGTGCCGGCGGTGCCGGCGTACATCAGCGGCCTGGTCCAGGCGTTGGAGCCGGCTCCGGAGCTGGCGCCGTTCGTGGTCGAGGTGATCTCGAAGGCGTTCGGCCGGCTCCCCGACCCGGTGCTGCTGCCGTGGCTGCCCGCCCTGATCCGGACCTTACGGGCGGAGGCGGCCGAGCTGGTGCCGGGCCTGGTGCGCCAGGCCGGCCGGGTCTTCCCGCCCACCCTGCCGGAGCTGGACGCCTGGCAGCCGCCCTGGTCGGCGCCGGCAGCGACCGAGCCGGCCGACGCCGCCGCGGCGGCCGAGCCGCCGTCGGTAGCCACCGAGCCGGTGGCGACGCTGCTGGCGGCCCACCCGGCGGCTTCGGCTGCCCTGGCGGACCTGCTTCGGTCGGGCCGGTAG
- a CDS encoding ATP-binding protein: MTDQQPLRAPAEATYADELDYLESLDRGPKPFSWRLSPQLVRIFILGADKSDGLDRPVAQKWFGDRSFVERSIVTLASDRGLLLIGDPGTGKSWLAELLAAAICRDSTQVVQGTAGTTEDHLTYSWNIAMVIAKGQSRESMIPSPIMTAMAEGTIGRFEELTRATSDVQDALISILSEKYVTIPELDTDNVVFAQPGFSIIATANSRDRGVNELSSALKRRFNFVRIPVVTNKRSETEIVRFRTTELLRRHRIELEVPPTLLDILLQSFADLRAAAEAANSDEEKLESALSTAEQIGVLEDAILHSHFFGDRTLRAETLAASLVGTLARRTPEDLAILNKYWHGVVEPRSRADGEPWPAFLAGGRDAIATLS; this comes from the coding sequence ATGACCGATCAGCAGCCGCTGCGCGCCCCGGCCGAGGCCACCTACGCCGACGAGCTGGACTACCTGGAAAGTCTCGACCGGGGGCCCAAACCGTTCTCGTGGCGGCTCAGCCCGCAGCTGGTGCGCATCTTCATCCTCGGCGCCGACAAGTCCGACGGCCTGGACCGGCCGGTGGCACAGAAGTGGTTCGGCGACCGCAGCTTCGTCGAGCGCAGCATCGTCACCCTCGCCTCCGACCGGGGTCTGCTGCTGATCGGCGACCCCGGCACCGGCAAGAGCTGGCTCGCCGAGCTGCTCGCCGCCGCCATCTGCCGGGACTCCACCCAGGTGGTCCAGGGCACCGCCGGCACCACAGAGGACCATCTGACGTACTCCTGGAACATCGCCATGGTGATCGCCAAGGGGCAGTCGCGGGAGTCGATGATCCCGTCGCCGATCATGACCGCGATGGCCGAGGGGACGATCGGCCGGTTCGAGGAGCTCACCCGGGCCACCAGCGACGTGCAGGACGCGCTGATCTCGATCCTCTCCGAAAAGTACGTGACCATCCCGGAGCTGGACACCGACAACGTGGTCTTCGCCCAGCCAGGGTTCTCCATCATCGCCACCGCCAACAGCCGCGACCGCGGCGTCAACGAACTCTCCTCGGCGCTGAAGCGACGGTTCAACTTCGTCCGGATCCCGGTAGTGACCAACAAACGCAGCGAAACCGAGATCGTCCGGTTCCGCACCACCGAGCTGCTCCGGCGACACCGGATCGAGCTGGAGGTGCCCCCAACCCTGCTGGACATCCTGCTGCAGAGCTTCGCCGACCTGCGGGCGGCGGCCGAGGCGGCCAACAGCGACGAAGAGAAGCTCGAATCGGCGCTCTCGACCGCTGAGCAGATCGGGGTGCTGGAGGACGCGATCCTGCACAGCCACTTCTTCGGCGACCGCACGCTGCGGGCCGAGACGCTCGCCGCCTCGCTGGTCGGGACGCTGGCCCGGCGTACCCCAGAAGATCTGGCGATCCTCAACAAATACTGGCACGGGGTGGTGGAGCCGCGCAGCCGAGCCGATGGCGAACCGTGGCCGGCCTTCCTCGCCGGTGGCCGCGACGCCATCGCCACCCTGTCATGA